The DNA segment CAAACAGGGGGCGGCCAGTACATCGACGTTGGAATGGCTTTGGAAACAGTTGTTATTCCTGAAGATAATTGCGGCGCCTGGGGTTTTTCTCCCGCCGACCTCAACAAGGACTGCAGCGTTGACCTCGAAGATATGACGATATTTGCAGCAGATTGGATGGAATGTTCCATGCCCGATCAGGTCGGCTGTATCAATCATGTAAATCCGTAAAGTAGATCGTATCATAATTCTATACAAACGTTGTTATGGAGAAGCAAAGAATGGTCAGGAAGATCGAAGTGAGAAACTGTATTTCGAAATTGGCGAACGGTTTGCGGACGCGCCGTTCATCTCAAGGACTGCTGATAGCATTGTTGCTGCTGGTAGTAGTTTCCGGCAGCTCTATCGCCGCAGAAGCGCTGCGTCCGCCTTCGGTGCCTCTTGTGGCCTGTGATCCGTACTTCAGTGTCTGGTCTGCTTCAGACACATTGACCGGCGATATCACGCGTCACTGGACAGGTCGGCCTTACCCGCTGACGTCACTGATTCGTATTGACGGTAAGGCTTACCGTCTGATGGGTAACAGCCCCGACGGCTTGCCCACGCTGGAACAGAAGTCCCTTAAAGTATTGCCGACACGTACAATTTACACCATGGAAGGTGCCGGTGTGCAAGTTGAGATGACTTTCATGCAGCCGGCTCTGCCGGACGATATCGATCTGATGAGCCGTCCGATCACATACCTGACATGGAACTGTACCTCTGCTGATGGAAAGTCTCACGATGTTTCGGTGTACTTCGACGCGGGCATGGAGCTTGTCGTCAATGAGCCCAGCCAGCTTGTTGAGTGGGGCACTGAAAACATCTCCGGCCTGGAAGTACTCAAGGCCAGCAGCAAATCGCAGAACATACTGGCCCGGAAGGGCGATAACGTGCGAATTGACTGGGGCTACTTCTATTTGGCATCGTCACAGGAAGATGTCTCTGCCTCTGCAATTCTACCGGCAGACAAAAGCCGGATGAGCTTCGTTGGACTAGGCAAATTGAATGAAGGTGTAGACAGCGATATGCCCCGCACCGTAAGCGACAACTCGCCGGTTATGGCTATGCAGTTTGACCTTGGGTCGGTTGCAGGCAGGTCCGGCGAGTCTTGCCGGGTGATCCTGTCGTATGACGATATTTATTCCGTGCTATATTTCGGCAAGCAACTGCCCGCTTACTGGAAAAAGAATGGTACAACCATCCAGGATGTAATAACCGACGCCAATAATGATTACAGCTCGCTGGCGAAAAGATGTGAACAGTTCGATAACGAACTCATGCAGGATCTGTATGATGCTGGTGGAGAAGATTACCAGATGATCGGCGCACTTGCATATCGACAGGCGCTTGGAGCAAACAAGATAGTTGCTGACACCAACGGAATGCCGCTGATGTTCAGCAAGGAAAACTTCAGTAACGGCTGCATGGGCACGGTAGATGTATTTTATCCATTCGCTCCGCAGGTTCTGCTGTTGAACCCGACGCTGGCGAAGGCTTCGTTCGTTCCGATCCTGGAATACGGCCAGTCCGAACGCTGGCGTTTTCCATTCGCTCCACATGATGTTGGTACGTACCCGCACGCAATGGGTCAGGTTTACGGCGGCGGCGAACGCAGCGAAGAAAACCAGATGCCCGTTGAAGAATGCGGCAACATGATCCTGCTGGTCGCTGCGGTTGTCGAGGCCGAGAACGACATCAGCTTTGCAAAGCAGTACTGGGATATTCTTACTACCTGGGCCGAGTACCTCAAGAGCAAGGGTCTCGATCCTGAGAACCAGCTCTGTACGGATGACTTCGCCGGCCACCTGGCACACAATGTCAATCTCTCGCTTAAGGCTATTGTTGCTTTGGGGGCGTATGCCGAGATGGCTGACATGATGGGCGAGACTGACACCGCGAATGAATACCGCGAAACCGCTGAAGAATATGTCAAGGAATGGATGGAAATGGCCGACGACGGCGACCATTATCGCCTTGCATTCGATAAGCCCGGCACCTGGAGCCAGAAGTACAATCTGGTATGGGATCGCCTTCTCGAACTCAACCTGTTCCCCGAATCAGTGGCCAAAAAGGAAATGGCTTACTACAGGAAGAACCAGAACACCTACGGTCTGCCGCTGGATAATCGCAGCGATTATACAAAGCTCGACTGGATCGTTTGGACTGCTTCGATCACCGGCGAACAGGATGATTTCGAGGCTTTGATCGCTCCGATAGTGAAATTCCTGAACGAAACACCTGATCGGGTTCCGATGACTGACTGGTACTGGACGCACAATGCACGGCACCGCGGTTTCCAGGCACGGCCGGTAGTTGGCGGTGTGTTCATCCGCCTGATGGACGACCGCAAGCTATGGGACAAGTGGGTTGACAATGCTGATTCGGTCAAAGGCAAATGGTTGAGCATACCCAAGCCGCCGAAGATCGTCAACGTTGTAGATACTGCACTCGACAGGCCCCAGAGATGGTTCTACACATTTGAACGTCCTGACGATAACTGGATGAAGCCCGGCTTTGATCCTGCTGCTAACGGATTCAAAAGAGGCCGGTCAGGTTTCGGTACACCAGAAACCCCAGGTTCTGAAATAGGCACCAGGTGGGACACTTCCGACATCTGGATTCGCCGCAATTTCAGGATCGACGAGATCAGCCCCGATCTGCACCTCTGGGCTCATCATGATGAGAACGCTCAGGTTTACATCAATGGCGAATTGATTGCCAATTTGTACGGCTATACCGGTGACTATATGCCGTTCCCGTTGGATGATAAAGCTCGCGACGTTCTGAAAACCGGAATTAACACGATTGCTATCTACTGTAATCAGACTACCGGCGGTCAGTACATCGATGCTGGTTTTGTGGAAGTTATCGAACAAAACTAGGCCAATTTTTCGATTTTGAAACATTTAGTAGTACAGCTTTCAAATCTACCGTCCGCTGACGGTTATTGATAAGTTAATTATGCCGGGACGGACTGTCATACATTGTTCCGAGTTTTCGGATTGATGTATGCAGTCCGGCATCCCGATATGAGGGATCAAGTAAACACGACAGATCATGCGGGCTTGGCTGAATGGTTGCGGTAAATTGTTCGGTTGAGAACATAATCAAATAGTGAATATTTTCCAACGAGGTTGGAAAAGCAAATAATTGTGCGGGATTAATTCAGGAAAGGACAGAAAGTGAAACGAAGAATTTTTGCGCTAATGTTGATCGCGGTGCTATCATGTCAGGTTTTTGCAAAGGACTGGCAGCCTGCTGACGGACCACTGATGACACCGTGGGCCGATGATGTGTCGCCTGACAATGTTCTGCCCGAGTATCCGCGTCCTCAGATGGTTCGTGATGACTGGCAGAATCTTAACGGACTCTGGAATTATGCCATAGTTGAAAAGAACGCCGCAAAGCCTTCCAACTGGGACGGCGAAATTCTGGTTCCCTTCTGTGCTGAGTCTGCGCTTAGCGGGGTCATGAAAAAGGTGCTGCCGGATCAGGCACTATGGTACCGCACAACCTTCGACGCTTCTGTTAAAAATGATCAACGCAAACTGCTGCACTTCGGTGCTGTAGACTGGAAGACCACAGCCTGGGTCAACTGCAAGCTGGTAGGCGAACATGTTGGTGGTTTCGACCCCTTCACGTTCGATATAACCGAAGCACTCAAGAACGGTAAAAATGAGCTGGTCGTTAAAGTAACCGATCCCACGGACAAAGGTGCCCAGCCGAGAGGTAAGCAGGTGCTCGAGCCGGGCGGAATTTTCTATACAGCCGTTACTGGTATCTGGCAGACTGTTTGGCTGGAAACTGTATCCGAAAATTACATCGAATCGCTCAAGATCACCCCGGACATTGACAAGGGCGTCGTTAAGGTCATAGTCAACACCCTCGAAGATGCGTCTGTATCACTGACTGCCAAAGACGGCAGCAAAACCGTTGCCGCTGCAAAAGGCCGTTCGGGTGACGTAATTGAACTGTCTGTCAAGAATGCAAAGCTCTGGAGTCCCGATTCTCCAAACCTGTACGATCTTCAGGTCACTCTGCTGGACGGAGCGAAACCGATTGACAGCGTAGACAGCTACTTCGGCATGCGTAAGATCGAGGTCAAGAAGGACGAGGAAGGCATCAACCGCCTGTTCCTCAACAACGAAGTGGTTTTCCAGTACGGTCCCCTTGACCAGGGCTGGTGGCCGGATGGTCTGTTTACCCCACCGACCGAAGAGGCGATGATCTATGACATCGAGCTGACCAAGGATTTCGGCATGAATATGGCACGCAAGCACG comes from the Anaerohalosphaera lusitana genome and includes:
- a CDS encoding glutaminase family protein — encoded protein: MVRKIEVRNCISKLANGLRTRRSSQGLLIALLLLVVVSGSSIAAEALRPPSVPLVACDPYFSVWSASDTLTGDITRHWTGRPYPLTSLIRIDGKAYRLMGNSPDGLPTLEQKSLKVLPTRTIYTMEGAGVQVEMTFMQPALPDDIDLMSRPITYLTWNCTSADGKSHDVSVYFDAGMELVVNEPSQLVEWGTENISGLEVLKASSKSQNILARKGDNVRIDWGYFYLASSQEDVSASAILPADKSRMSFVGLGKLNEGVDSDMPRTVSDNSPVMAMQFDLGSVAGRSGESCRVILSYDDIYSVLYFGKQLPAYWKKNGTTIQDVITDANNDYSSLAKRCEQFDNELMQDLYDAGGEDYQMIGALAYRQALGANKIVADTNGMPLMFSKENFSNGCMGTVDVFYPFAPQVLLLNPTLAKASFVPILEYGQSERWRFPFAPHDVGTYPHAMGQVYGGGERSEENQMPVEECGNMILLVAAVVEAENDISFAKQYWDILTTWAEYLKSKGLDPENQLCTDDFAGHLAHNVNLSLKAIVALGAYAEMADMMGETDTANEYRETAEEYVKEWMEMADDGDHYRLAFDKPGTWSQKYNLVWDRLLELNLFPESVAKKEMAYYRKNQNTYGLPLDNRSDYTKLDWIVWTASITGEQDDFEALIAPIVKFLNETPDRVPMTDWYWTHNARHRGFQARPVVGGVFIRLMDDRKLWDKWVDNADSVKGKWLSIPKPPKIVNVVDTALDRPQRWFYTFERPDDNWMKPGFDPAANGFKRGRSGFGTPETPGSEIGTRWDTSDIWIRRNFRIDEISPDLHLWAHHDENAQVYINGELIANLYGYTGDYMPFPLDDKARDVLKTGINTIAIYCNQTTGGQYIDAGFVEVIEQN